A portion of the Limanda limanda chromosome 3, fLimLim1.1, whole genome shotgun sequence genome contains these proteins:
- the rec114 gene encoding meiotic recombination protein REC114, producing MASSQAPASSQVWRLKRYGRLVPGATDTGTKPWKVFEAIGSKRGLALTIVEPGYLLVLQGQECLATIPLICGSDSLKIQQKSDNLMLRFTMKGEGSMIRMQFEGSSREEAVKECSSAFEKVKEYMPVSTQDNAPPSHNQPPAEVSAPVIQEKTVRVEPEVVQGSVSIKRLTEHFLGEAAVTLPQVYRNCPLAEGDLEPILHVCLLDPSFPAFVERVEEELKKLLQ from the exons ATGGCCTCCAGTCAGGCTCCGGCCAGCAGCCAGGTGTGGAGGCTGAAGCGTTATGGACGTTTAGTTCCGGGCGCCACAGACACAGGGACAAAGCCTTGGAAG GTATTTGAAGCAATTGGCAGTAAACGTGGACTTGCCCTCACTATTGTGGAACCTGGATATTTGCTGGTATTGCAAGGACAGGAATGCTTG GCCACAATCCCGTTGATCTGTGGCTCAGACTCTCTTAAAATACAGCAGAAATCTGATAACCTGATGCTTCGATTTACTATGAAG GGAGAGGGCAGCATGATAAGGATGCAGTTTGAAGGAAGCAGCAGGGAGGAGGCTGTAAAGGAGTGTTCAAGTGCTTTCGAGAAAGTGAAGGAGTACATGCCTGTCTCCACTCAGGACAACGCCCCACCATCCCACAATCAACCCCCCGCTGAGGTCTCCGCACCAGTGATTCAG GAAAAGACTGTGAGAGTTGAGCCTGAGGTTGTTCAAGGATCAGTGTCCATCAAGCGTCTGACAGAG CACTTTCTGGGAGAGGCTGCAGTGACACTGCCTCAAGTGTATAGAAACTGTCCTTTGGCAGAAGGTGACTTGGAGCCaattcttcatgtttgtttgctggATCCGAGCTTTCCTGCATTTGTtgagagggtggaggaggagctgaagaaacTGCTTCAATAG